The nucleotide sequence GCACACCGAAACATCTTAGAGCGTTTTATGGACAGATTCGAGGAGATGGGTTTTGAAATCGAACCATTTGGTGGAAACGATTTTGCTATAAAGGCTGTTCCGGGAGATCTCTATGGGCTTACGGAAGAGGAAATCCTCATATCTCTTTTAGACGAACTTGATGACGGAATTAAGGTATCTGAAGTAAGTGCCATTCATGACAGGATCGCAACAATGTCATGTAAGGCAGCGGTTAAGGGAAATATGAAGCTTTCCCGTGAAGAGGCGAAAATGCTTATTGCTGAGCTTATGGAGCTTAAAGATCCTTATAACTGTCCGCATGGAAGACCTACTATAATTCAGATGTCAAAAAGTGAATTGGAAAAAAAGTTTAAGCGAATAATATGAAAAATAAATTATACATATTGGCAGGTCCAACAGCAGTCGGAAAAACGGCGCTTTCGATCGAACTTGCAAAAAGAAATGATCTTGAAATAATTTCAGCAGATTCTATGCAGGTATATAAAAGACTGGATATCGGCTCTGCAAAGATACGTCCGGAAGAAATGCAGGGAGTCAGACATTACCTTATAGATGTACTTGAACCTTCTGAAAACTTTAATGTAGCACGTTTTCAGGAAATGGCCAAAGAGGCTATGAATGAGATTTATTCTCATAATAAGACTCCTTTGGTCGTTGGAGGAACTGGCTTTTATACACAGGCTTTGCTCTATGATATCGATTTTTCCGAAAATGAAGTTGATGAAAAATTGAGGGCTGAGATAGATAATGAAGCCCGGGAAAGAGGTGCGGATCATTTGCATTCAAGGTTGAAAGAACTGGATGCGGAATCAGCTGAAGCAATTCCTCCGGGAAATGTTAAAAGAGTTGCAAGAGCTCTCGAATATTGTCTGTCTACAGGCGAAAAATTTTCAGAACATAATAAAAGAGAACGTGAAAAAGAATCACCATACGATTTTAGATATTTTGTTCTGAATATGCCAAGAGATATCCTCTATCAGAGAATAGAGAAAAGGGTAGATATCATGATGGAAACAGGTCTTCTTGAAGAAGTTCAAAACTGTATGAATGAGGGACTTAAAAGAGACATGAATTCCATGCAGGGACTCGGTTATAAGCAGCTGCTAAAATATCTTTACGGAGAGTGCAGTCTTGAAACGGCAGTTGATGATATAAAGAAAGAAACCAGGCATTTTGCAAAACGCCAGCTTACCTGGTTCAGAAGAGAGAAAAATGTTATTTTCATAGATAAGGAAAAATTTGCCTCTGATGAGGAGATTTTGGCATATATGGAAAGATGCATGATGAGTTCGAAAGATAATTAAGATTTAAATGTTAGGAAGTTAAAATGGATAAATATACACAATATGAAAAATTAAACATAAGCAGAGAGGTCTATGAGTTCGGAGAAAACATATTAAAAGATCTCAGGGAAAGATTTGACAAAATTGATGAAACAGCTGAATTTAATCAGCTTAAAGTAATCGATGCGATGCATCAGGCAAAGGTTGGCGAGGCATGCCTTACAGGAACGACCGGATATGGTTATAACGATATAGGAAGAGACAGTCTTGAAAAGGTTTATTCTATATGCTTCAATGGAGAGGATGCATTGGTAAGACCTCAGATAACCTGTGGAACACATGCATTGGCATTAGCTCTTTTCTCTAATCTCAGACCCGGAGATGAGCTTCTTTCTGTAGCCGGAAAGCCTTATGATACCTTGGAAGAAGTAATTGGTATCAGACCGTCTAATGGTTCCCTTGCAGAATACGGTATAACTTATGCCCAGGCTGATCTGACAGATGACGGGGAATTTGATTTTGAGGCAATCAGAAGTAAAATCAATGATCGTACAAAGCTTGTAACAATTCAGAGATCAAAAGGATATCAGACCAGAAGAACTCTTTCTGTAAAGCAGATCGGTGATGCAATTAAATTTATTAAATCAATACGTCCGGATCTTAAGGTAATGGTTGATAACTGCTATGGTGAATTCGTAGAAAGAATCGAACCGACAGACCTTGGTGCGGATATGATCGTAGGTTCGCTTATAAAGAATCCGGGAGGCGGTCTTGCACCGATAGGCGGATATATAGTTGGAAAGAAAGAGTGTATAGAAAATGCAGCTCACAGACTTACTTCACCCGGCCTTGGAAAAGAGGTAGGTGCTTCACTCGGAATTCTTCCACAGTTTTACCAGGGCCTTTTCCTTGCACCGACAGTAACGGCATCTGCACTTAAGGGAGCTATATTTGCAGCTAATATTTATGAAAAGCTAGGTTTTAGCTGTGTTCCAAATGCAACAGAGGACAGACATGATATAATCCAGGCAATCACATTTGGCAAGCCTGAAGGTGTTGTTGCTTTCTGTAAGGGAATTCAGGCAGCATCTCCGGTTGATAGCTACGTAACTCCGGAACCCTGGCCTATGCCGGGATATGATAGTGATGTAATAATGGCAGCTGGTAATTTTGTTTCAGGTTCATCAATAGAGTTATCGGCAGACGGACCGATAAAACCGCCTTATGCTGTTTATTTCCAGGGAGGTATTACCTGGCCACATGCAAAATACGGTATTCTGAATACTCTTCAGAATATGGTAAATGAAAAATTAGTTGTTTTATAATTTTTTATTTCTGTACAATGTTTTTTATTTGTGATAATATTAATTGACTATTGCTTAAGGAGAGATGGCATAGGTCTAGAGGAAATGTAATTATGAAACTCAGAGGAAATTTTACACTGTTAATACTAATTCTTGCAGGAATTGTTCTTGGCAGCCTGCTTGGAAATGTTTTAGGACAAGTCAGTTCATTGAGCTGGCTTTCTTATGGTCTTAACATAGGAACACCAGAACCCTGGCAGTTAAATCTCGGAGTTATGACACTCACCTTTGGTATATCTGTTAACTTTACGGTTGCCAGTATTTTTGGTGTAGTTTTGGGAATAATCGCATATAAAAAGCTTTGACTTGGAGTTCTCTTGAAAAGGAGAATATATGAATACTGTAAAAGACATGCCGGAAGCCGAGAGACCCTATGAAAAATGTGAAAAATTCGGGGCGGAAATTTTGACAGACACTGAGCTTCTGGCTGTAATTATGCGAACAGGAACCGTTGGAAGCAGTTCAATGAAACTAGCTGAAAATATTCTGGAGGCATGTCCGGAAGGAAGTTCACTGGCAGGGCTTGCGTCAATGTCAATCAATGAGTTGACGGGAATCAGAGGAATTGGAAGAGTCAAGGCTATACAGATCAAATGTCTGACAGAGTTTTCGAAAAGAGTCTGGAAATCCAGAAACAGAAGAAAAACTTATAGATCCTCCAGTGAGATTGCATCTTACTATATGGAGCAGATGAGATATTTAGATCATGAAGAAGTATATATAATGTTTTTGGATAATAAATGTGCTTTTCTTGGGGATTTTAAGCTTTCTTCGGGGACAGTAGACAGATCGCTTGTATCTGTCAGAGACATAATGATGAATGCATTGAAACGTGGTGCTGTAAAGATTGTTATGATACATAATCATCCCAGCGGAGATCCAAGTCCGAGCGAGGATGACATTAAAATAACAGAGAAAATATTTAAGGCAGGTAAACTGGTAGATATTTCGTTGGTAGATTCAATAATCATTGGCGATGGAATATATATAAGTCTTTTAGATGAGACTGATTTTTACAATTTATTAGGAAAGCATTCAGTAATGAATGGCTGACCCGTATTAATTCAAGATTTTTAAATTTGAAAGGGGACAGGAAATGCAGAACTGTGCATTCGGTATTGACTTAGGTACCGGAAATATCAAAATTTACAACAATATGGATGGCACGATCCTTAATAAAAAGAACATGATCGCCATTATGAATAAGACAACTCTTTTTGCATATGGAGATGAGGCTTTTGACATGTATGAGAAAGCCCCTTCAAATATAAGGATTTCTTATCCTTTGACATACGGCGTAATTGCTGATATCAAGGATATGCAGGATGTGCTCAAATGCTTTATTACTGATCTGACATCAAAGCAGAAGTATAATGGCGCAGACTTCTACATTTCTGTTCCAAGCGATATTACTGAAGTTGAAAAGAGAGCTTTCTATGATCTTGTTAAAGATTCAAATGTCAAAGCTAAAAAGATTATGATGGTTGACAAGGCAATTGCAGATGGACTTGGCCTTGATATAGACGTTAAGAATTCACAAGGTGTAATGGTAGTTGATGTTGGATTCGAAACATCAGAAATATCCATTCTTTCACTCGGAGGAATCGTACTTTCAAAGCTTATTAAAGTTGG is from Lachnospiraceae bacterium C1.1 and encodes:
- the radC gene encoding DNA repair protein RadC, which translates into the protein MNTVKDMPEAERPYEKCEKFGAEILTDTELLAVIMRTGTVGSSSMKLAENILEACPEGSSLAGLASMSINELTGIRGIGRVKAIQIKCLTEFSKRVWKSRNRRKTYRSSSEIASYYMEQMRYLDHEEVYIMFLDNKCAFLGDFKLSSGTVDRSLVSVRDIMMNALKRGAVKIVMIHNHPSGDPSPSEDDIKITEKIFKAGKLVDISLVDSIIIGDGIYISLLDETDFYNLLGKHSVMNG
- a CDS encoding rod shape-determining protein: MQNCAFGIDLGTGNIKIYNNMDGTILNKKNMIAIMNKTTLFAYGDEAFDMYEKAPSNIRISYPLTYGVIADIKDMQDVLKCFITDLTSKQKYNGADFYISVPSDITEVEKRAFYDLVKDSNVKAKKIMMVDKAIADGLGLDIDVKNSQGVMVVDVGFETSEISILSLGGIVLSKLIKVGGSKFDSSIQAAVRKEFNLIIGGKTAEKLKIDLSVNKTPEEDSVVYGRDIVTGLPVERRIPTELIDNALNENIASIVENIKVILERTPPELAADIYKHGIYLTGGSAHLRNLDELINKGTNLRVNLAENSQESVANGLARIIQDDEFSSLAYTIEGVSSKGLSLK
- a CDS encoding methionine gamma-lyase family protein, which codes for MDKYTQYEKLNISREVYEFGENILKDLRERFDKIDETAEFNQLKVIDAMHQAKVGEACLTGTTGYGYNDIGRDSLEKVYSICFNGEDALVRPQITCGTHALALALFSNLRPGDELLSVAGKPYDTLEEVIGIRPSNGSLAEYGITYAQADLTDDGEFDFEAIRSKINDRTKLVTIQRSKGYQTRRTLSVKQIGDAIKFIKSIRPDLKVMVDNCYGEFVERIEPTDLGADMIVGSLIKNPGGGLAPIGGYIVGKKECIENAAHRLTSPGLGKEVGASLGILPQFYQGLFLAPTVTASALKGAIFAANIYEKLGFSCVPNATEDRHDIIQAITFGKPEGVVAFCKGIQAASPVDSYVTPEPWPMPGYDSDVIMAAGNFVSGSSIELSADGPIKPPYAVYFQGGITWPHAKYGILNTLQNMVNEKLVVL
- the miaA gene encoding tRNA (adenosine(37)-N6)-dimethylallyltransferase MiaA encodes the protein MKNKLYILAGPTAVGKTALSIELAKRNDLEIISADSMQVYKRLDIGSAKIRPEEMQGVRHYLIDVLEPSENFNVARFQEMAKEAMNEIYSHNKTPLVVGGTGFYTQALLYDIDFSENEVDEKLRAEIDNEARERGADHLHSRLKELDAESAEAIPPGNVKRVARALEYCLSTGEKFSEHNKREREKESPYDFRYFVLNMPRDILYQRIEKRVDIMMETGLLEEVQNCMNEGLKRDMNSMQGLGYKQLLKYLYGECSLETAVDDIKKETRHFAKRQLTWFRREKNVIFIDKEKFASDEEILAYMERCMMSSKDN
- a CDS encoding DUF4321 domain-containing protein, which codes for MKLRGNFTLLILILAGIVLGSLLGNVLGQVSSLSWLSYGLNIGTPEPWQLNLGVMTLTFGISVNFTVASIFGVVLGIIAYKKL